The proteins below come from a single Papaver somniferum cultivar HN1 chromosome 11, ASM357369v1, whole genome shotgun sequence genomic window:
- the LOC113323660 gene encoding ubiquitin carboxyl-terminal hydrolase 13-like, which translates to MYKVITFDNVTERVARHLGLDDPTKIKLTPHRCCSQQPIAPAIKYHGFDHLSEMLIHHNQKSDILYFEVLDIPPPLLEGLKTLNVSFHHAKKDTVIHRISLPSKSTFSFLQILEEEKNLGTRDCLVYVYHFIEDASETQKCSVVKTLVPMSLPKPTIS; encoded by the exons atgtATAAGGTAATAACTTTTGATAATGTCACGGAAAGAGTTGCTCGGCATCTTGGTTTGGATGACCCAACCAAAATCAAACTTACTCCTCACCGCTGTTGCTCGCAGCAACCCATAGCTCCAGCCATTAAGTACCATGGTTTTGACCACTTGTCTGAGATGTTGATTCACCACAATCAG AAATCTGATATTTTGTATTTCGAAGTCTTGGACATCCCTCCACCACTGTTAGAAGGTTTAAAAACTCTGAATGTTTCTTTTCATCATGCAAAAAAAGAT ACTGTCATTCACCGAATTAGTCTTCCAAGCAAAAGTACA TTTTCATTCTTACAGATTCTAGAGGAGGAGAAGAACTTGGGTACTCGGGATTGCTTGGTTTATGTTTATCACTTCATAGAAGATGCATCTGAGACCCAAAAGTGTTCGGTAGTAAAGACTTTAGTCCCAATGTCACTACCAAAACCTACCATATCTTGA